From the genome of Aerococcus urinaehominis:
AACTCGACCTTAAAGATTAATTGCTGCTTGGTCATCCCCATACCGATGCCAACATCCACAATATCAGGATCAATATTGCGAACCCCTGTGTAGGTATTACGCAAGATGGGCAGGAGGGAATAAAGAAAGACTGTCAGCACAACCAGGTTAGCCCCTAGGCCCATAACCAGCATAACCACTGAGAGCAGGGCTAGCGATGGGACTGTTTGGATGATATTCGCAAATCCGAGTACATACTTGGCCCAGCGGTCTTGCTTGGCAATATAGAAACCGAGCGGGACGGCCAGGATAATGGCAAAGAGGGTCCCGTAGATGGCCATTAAGGCATGTTGGCCAAATTGATAGACAATATAAGCCATATTTTCTGAATAATAGACCATAAGTTGGTCCCAGAGATTTAATTGGGTCATATCGGTCATTAGTTAGCCAACTCCTTTCTGACAGGTTCTAAGTAAGGTGCCTTGTCCTCAAAAAAGTTCTTACGTAAGAGCCACTCTCTGGCTACAGTAGCGGGCTCGAGCAGGTAGTTATCTGAGGTATAGTTGAGTC
Proteins encoded in this window:
- a CDS encoding ABC transporter permease produces the protein MTQLNLWDQLMVYYSENMAYIVYQFGQHALMAIYGTLFAIILAVPLGFYIAKQDRWAKYVLGFANIIQTVPSLALLSVVMLVMGLGANLVVLTVFLYSLLPILRNTYTGVRNIDPDIVDVGIGMGMTKQQLIFKVEFPLAMPVIMGGIRNAFITAIGIATIGTFVGAGGLGSILSRGVNASEGTAIILAGVIPIALMSIVADLLMGWLEGRLDPSRK